One genomic region from Hoeflea algicola encodes:
- a CDS encoding sugar ABC transporter permease, with translation MSQTLSKSETGAGRVENEGLFTKFLRATEVDVRLLGMIAALLAIWIGFHVYGELVIGRGSFLSARNLWNLSVQTASIGVMATGMVLVIVTRHIDLSVGSILGFSAMMMAIVQVWILPEYLGLGHPMIWIITVVCGLLIGAAIGAFHGYLIAYLGIPAFIVTLGGLLVWRGAAFLLARGETISPVDSTFALLGGGPYGSIGATGSWIVGVLVCLGIVAMLVVGRRQRNRYNFPLRPMWAEMFLGVVGCGVTIGFVMLVNSYPWPRGIVKQYVAANNIDTPINELFISHGFAIPVLILFGVGILMTFLTSRTRFGRYVFAIGGNPEAAELAGINTRWVTVKIFALMGLLCGLSAVIASARLNSATNNLGTLDELYVIAAAVIGGTSFAGGVGTIYGAILGAIVMQSLQTGMVLIGFDAAIQQMVVGGVLVVAVWIDTMYRRSAK, from the coding sequence GTGAGCCAAACACTATCAAAATCCGAAACCGGCGCTGGTCGGGTCGAAAACGAGGGCCTGTTCACAAAGTTCCTGCGCGCGACCGAGGTTGATGTCCGGCTGCTGGGAATGATCGCCGCCTTGCTGGCGATCTGGATCGGGTTCCACGTCTATGGCGAACTGGTCATCGGCCGCGGCTCGTTCTTGTCGGCGCGCAACCTGTGGAACCTCTCGGTTCAGACAGCCTCCATCGGCGTCATGGCCACCGGCATGGTTCTGGTGATCGTCACCCGGCACATCGATTTGTCGGTTGGTTCGATCCTTGGCTTCTCGGCCATGATGATGGCCATCGTCCAAGTCTGGATCCTGCCCGAATATCTCGGTCTCGGCCACCCGATGATCTGGATCATCACCGTCGTCTGCGGCCTGTTGATTGGTGCCGCGATCGGCGCATTTCACGGCTATCTTATTGCCTATCTCGGCATCCCAGCCTTCATCGTCACGCTGGGCGGGCTGCTGGTCTGGCGCGGCGCGGCGTTCTTGCTGGCGCGCGGCGAGACCATTTCTCCGGTCGACAGCACCTTTGCGTTGCTGGGAGGCGGTCCCTATGGCTCGATCGGCGCCACCGGAAGCTGGATCGTCGGTGTGCTGGTCTGCCTTGGTATTGTAGCCATGCTGGTGGTCGGCCGGCGTCAGCGCAACCGCTACAATTTCCCGCTGCGGCCAATGTGGGCCGAGATGTTCCTCGGCGTCGTCGGGTGTGGCGTCACCATCGGTTTCGTCATGCTGGTCAACAGCTATCCTTGGCCGCGCGGCATCGTCAAACAATATGTGGCCGCCAACAACATCGACACCCCGATCAATGAGCTGTTCATTTCCCACGGTTTCGCCATCCCGGTGCTGATCCTGTTCGGTGTCGGTATCCTGATGACCTTCCTGACCTCGCGCACCCGCTTCGGCCGCTATGTGTTTGCCATCGGTGGCAATCCCGAAGCTGCGGAACTTGCCGGCATCAACACCCGCTGGGTCACGGTCAAGATCTTCGCTTTGATGGGGCTGCTGTGCGGCCTGTCCGCGGTCATTGCCAGTGCCCGTCTCAATTCCGCGACCAACAATCTGGGCACACTTGACGAACTCTATGTGATCGCTGCGGCAGTGATCGGCGGTACGTCGTTTGCCGGCGGCGTCGGCACCATCTACGGCGCGATCCTCGGCGCAATCGTGATGCAGTCGCTGCAGACCGGCATGGTGCTGATCGGCTTCGATGCCGCGATCCAGCAGATGGTGGTGGGCGGAGTTCTCGTCGTCGCCGTCTGGATCGACACCATGTACCGCCGAAGCGCCAAGTAA
- a CDS encoding ATP-binding cassette domain-containing protein, whose amino-acid sequence MSDTMNKTPLVELRDISIAFGGIKAVDHASVDLFPGEVVALLGHNGAGKSTLIKILSGAYKRDAGKIFINGEEVHIENPRDAKKFGIETIYQTLAVADNVDAAANLYLGRELQTAWGTLDDIAMEAEARKVMGRLNPNFQRFKEPVSKLSGGQRQSVAIARAILFNARILIMDEPTAALGPQETEQVGDLIKQLKKEGIGIFLISHDIHDVFDLADRVSVMKNGQVVGHARTSDVTKDEVLGMIIMGKCPPGAIPGPGALQTA is encoded by the coding sequence ATGTCAGATACGATGAACAAGACACCCTTGGTCGAACTTCGCGACATTTCCATCGCCTTTGGTGGCATCAAGGCGGTCGACCATGCGTCGGTTGATCTGTTCCCGGGTGAAGTTGTGGCGCTGCTGGGCCACAATGGCGCGGGAAAGTCGACGCTGATCAAGATCCTCTCGGGCGCCTACAAGCGTGATGCCGGCAAGATCTTCATCAATGGCGAGGAAGTGCATATCGAGAACCCGCGCGACGCCAAGAAATTTGGCATCGAAACCATCTACCAGACGCTGGCTGTCGCCGATAACGTCGATGCGGCGGCCAACCTCTATCTCGGCCGCGAGCTGCAGACTGCCTGGGGCACGCTCGATGACATTGCGATGGAAGCCGAGGCACGCAAGGTGATGGGCCGGTTGAACCCGAATTTCCAGCGCTTCAAGGAGCCGGTCAGCAAGCTCTCCGGTGGCCAGCGCCAGTCGGTGGCGATTGCCCGCGCCATTCTCTTCAACGCCCGCATCCTGATCATGGATGAGCCGACGGCGGCGCTAGGCCCGCAGGAAACCGAGCAGGTGGGTGACCTGATCAAGCAATTGAAAAAGGAAGGCATCGGCATCTTCCTGATCAGCCACGACATCCACGATGTGTTCGACCTCGCCGACCGTGTCAGCGTCATGAAGAACGGGCAGGTGGTCGGCCACGCCAGGACTTCCGATGTCACCAAGGATGAGGTTCTTGGGATGATCATCATGGGCAAATGCCCGCCCGGCGCCATTCCCGGACCCGGCGCCCTGCAGACAGCCTGA
- a CDS encoding chemotaxis protein CheW, giving the protein MNATQSDNQTSGLEIISFFLGEQVFSVNIMSVREIRGWAPATPLAHAPRHVMGVINLRGTVIPVIDMALRLGLEAIKPTERSAIIVASVRGQLVGLLVDNVSDMVTVAESEIQNVPEVGATEVQRMTTAIIAKDKQMISHLDLESLLDEEGELAA; this is encoded by the coding sequence ATGAACGCGACGCAATCCGACAACCAGACATCAGGTCTTGAAATCATTTCGTTTTTCCTCGGTGAGCAAGTGTTCAGTGTGAACATCATGTCGGTCCGGGAAATCCGCGGCTGGGCGCCGGCCACACCGCTGGCCCACGCCCCGCGCCATGTCATGGGCGTGATCAACCTGCGTGGTACCGTCATTCCTGTCATCGACATGGCGCTGCGGCTCGGGCTTGAAGCCATCAAGCCCACCGAGCGTTCGGCAATCATCGTCGCCAGCGTTCGCGGGCAACTGGTTGGCCTTCTGGTCGACAATGTCTCCGACATGGTCACCGTCGCCGAGAGCGAAATCCAGAACGTGCCCGAGGTCGGCGCCACTGAAGTTCAGAGAATGACCACGGCTATCATTGCCAAGGACAAGCAGATGATCTCGCACCTCGATCTCGAATCCCTGCTTGACGAAGAAGGCGAACTCGCCGCCTGA
- a CDS encoding substrate-binding domain-containing protein: MKSFIYLMAGSAIALTMSTATFAKDMVIGVSWSNFQEERWKTDEAAMKAAIEANGDTYISADAQASAAKQLTDVESLIAQGANALVILSVDSGAVGAAVDKAAAEGIPVLGYDRLIEDERAFYLTFDNKGVGRIIAETVKAAQPEGNYAIIKGDKGDPNALFLLEGMMEVIGADVEAGKIKIVGEAFTDGWKPDNAQKNMEQILTAADNKVDAVLSENDGMAGGAIAALAAQGLNIPVGGQDGDHAALNRVARGTQTVSVWKDARALGKAAGDIAAMLADGKAMTDIPGAVKWSGGAKGVEMNAIFLAPTPITKDNIGVVIEAGHIAKDKVCEGAMDGVNGC; the protein is encoded by the coding sequence ATGAAATCGTTTATCTATTTGATGGCTGGATCAGCCATCGCGCTGACGATGTCGACGGCAACTTTCGCTAAGGACATGGTGATCGGTGTTTCCTGGTCGAACTTCCAGGAAGAGCGCTGGAAGACCGACGAAGCAGCCATGAAGGCCGCCATTGAAGCCAATGGTGACACCTATATTTCGGCTGATGCGCAGGCTTCGGCCGCCAAGCAGCTTACCGATGTCGAGAGCCTCATCGCCCAGGGCGCGAACGCGCTGGTGATCTTGTCAGTCGACTCGGGCGCTGTTGGCGCCGCTGTCGACAAGGCCGCTGCCGAAGGCATCCCGGTACTTGGCTACGACCGCCTGATTGAAGATGAGCGCGCATTCTACCTGACCTTTGACAACAAGGGCGTCGGCCGCATCATTGCCGAGACCGTCAAGGCCGCGCAGCCGGAAGGCAACTATGCCATCATCAAGGGTGACAAGGGCGATCCGAACGCGCTGTTCCTGCTTGAAGGCATGATGGAAGTCATCGGCGCGGATGTCGAAGCTGGCAAGATCAAGATCGTCGGCGAAGCATTCACCGATGGCTGGAAGCCGGACAACGCGCAGAAGAACATGGAGCAGATCCTGACCGCTGCTGATAACAAGGTTGACGCGGTTCTGTCGGAAAATGACGGCATGGCTGGCGGTGCGATTGCAGCGCTTGCAGCCCAGGGCCTGAACATCCCGGTCGGTGGCCAGGATGGTGACCATGCAGCGCTCAACCGTGTTGCCCGTGGCACCCAGACTGTTTCGGTCTGGAAAGATGCACGGGCACTTGGCAAGGCTGCCGGCGATATCGCCGCCATGCTTGCTGATGGTAAGGCGATGACCGACATCCCTGGTGCCGTTAAGTGGTCCGGTGGCGCCAAGGGCGTTGAGATGAATGCGATCTTCCTGGCACCGACGCCGATCACCAAGGACAACATCGGGGTTGTCATCGAGGCGGGTCACATTGCCAAGGACAAGGTCTGCGAAGGCGCCATGGACGGCGTTAACGGCTGCTGA
- a CDS encoding ROK family transcriptional regulator — MLTKSSSELIRRQNRALVLAALREQRGQSHTELAIATGLASATVTAITQELESERVIERAEAPSAKGRGRPRVLFNQRRAAAYAAFVRISSDALQYSMVDYSGTLIDRIEEKRDNTGQQAEIFVRGIRAALNKLAERTGVTRDALVAISISSKGLVADDNATLLWSPVLGGQQINLREALAPDWRAKVTLNHESLLVASALHKSLRKQTGLPVPRLAALSLGHSIGLGVVDAEHPHSPQARAPGFGHMIHTHDGALCRCGSHGCIEAYAGFYAILRAAFEVPPNTIPASFVPFTEVEKIAGLARRGDRMAEFAFRQAGTALGNGLARLVSLYGRMPVVFTGPGIRFFDLMQPGIEQGLSASLGIRIEGPLEISLSHDEEGLVFEGHLNRTMAAIDLEVIAPKILEQGGT; from the coding sequence ATGCTGACGAAATCCAGCTCGGAGTTGATCCGGCGCCAGAACCGGGCGCTGGTGCTTGCGGCGTTGCGCGAGCAGCGCGGTCAATCGCATACCGAACTGGCGATCGCCACCGGTCTTGCGTCGGCTACCGTCACCGCCATCACCCAGGAACTCGAGAGCGAACGTGTTATCGAGCGCGCCGAGGCGCCGTCCGCCAAGGGGCGCGGACGACCGCGAGTACTGTTCAATCAACGCCGGGCCGCAGCCTATGCGGCCTTCGTCCGGATCTCGTCGGATGCGCTTCAGTATTCGATGGTGGATTATTCCGGGACGCTTATCGACCGCATTGAAGAAAAGCGCGACAACACCGGCCAGCAGGCCGAAATCTTCGTCCGCGGTATCCGCGCGGCGCTCAACAAGCTTGCGGAACGAACCGGGGTGACGCGTGACGCGCTGGTGGCGATTTCGATTTCGTCAAAGGGTCTGGTGGCAGACGACAATGCGACGCTGTTGTGGTCTCCAGTGCTTGGCGGCCAGCAGATCAATCTGCGCGAAGCGCTGGCGCCGGATTGGCGCGCCAAGGTGACACTCAACCATGAGAGCCTGCTGGTCGCGAGTGCCCTGCACAAATCCTTGCGCAAGCAGACTGGCTTGCCAGTGCCGCGACTGGCGGCGCTGTCGCTTGGTCATTCCATCGGATTGGGCGTTGTCGACGCAGAACACCCGCACTCGCCACAAGCCAGGGCGCCCGGGTTCGGCCACATGATTCACACCCATGATGGCGCTCTGTGCCGGTGCGGCTCGCACGGCTGCATCGAGGCCTATGCGGGGTTCTACGCGATCCTGCGCGCCGCCTTTGAAGTCCCACCCAACACCATTCCCGCCAGTTTTGTGCCCTTCACCGAGGTCGAGAAAATCGCCGGACTGGCGCGACGCGGCGACCGCATGGCGGAATTTGCCTTTCGCCAGGCCGGGACCGCGCTCGGCAACGGGCTGGCCCGGCTGGTCAGCCTCTATGGCCGGATGCCGGTTGTCTTTACCGGGCCGGGCATCCGGTTCTTCGACCTGATGCAACCGGGGATCGAACAGGGCCTGTCGGCCTCGCTCGGCATCCGCATTGAAGGCCCGCTTGAGATTTCTCTTTCGCATGACGAGGAAGGCCTGGTGTTCGAAGGCCACCTCAACCGCACAATGGCGGCGATTGACCTTGAGGTGATCGCGCCGAAGATCCTGGAACAGGGGGGAACATGA
- a CDS encoding LysR family transcriptional regulator, with product MNWDDIRVFLAVARSGQILGAARRLGINHATAARRLTSLESALDAQLIVRRTNGCGLTGEGEAFLVHAERMEAEMLAAQANLGRTDSAISGTVRIGAPDGFGVSFLAPRLGSLIARHPDLRLQLVPVPRSFSLPQREADIAITVERPSGGRLVARKLVDYSLALYASRGYLQAHGTPTRTEDLKDHRLISYVEDLIFSPSLHFTRDILRNWTAQLEISSATGQTEAVRSGAGIAVLHDYIAVADPDLVRLLPDHRIERSYYMVYHESARDLARVRTVADHISAIVHEHKADFFL from the coding sequence ATGAACTGGGATGACATCCGGGTTTTCCTCGCCGTGGCACGCTCCGGACAAATCCTCGGAGCGGCTCGGCGGCTGGGGATCAACCATGCCACCGCGGCGCGACGGCTGACTTCGCTGGAGAGCGCGCTTGACGCGCAGCTCATCGTGCGCCGCACCAATGGCTGCGGGCTCACGGGTGAAGGTGAAGCCTTCCTGGTCCATGCCGAACGGATGGAAGCCGAGATGCTCGCCGCCCAAGCCAACCTGGGACGCACCGACAGCGCCATTTCGGGCACCGTGCGGATTGGTGCGCCTGACGGTTTCGGTGTGTCGTTCCTGGCGCCAAGACTGGGCAGCCTGATCGCACGCCATCCGGATTTGCGGCTGCAACTGGTGCCGGTACCGCGCAGCTTCTCGCTGCCGCAACGCGAGGCCGATATCGCTATCACCGTCGAGCGGCCATCCGGTGGCCGACTGGTGGCGCGCAAACTGGTGGATTATTCACTGGCGCTCTATGCCTCGCGGGGTTACCTGCAAGCTCACGGAACGCCAACCCGGACGGAAGACCTCAAAGATCACCGGCTGATCAGCTATGTCGAAGACCTGATCTTTTCGCCGTCATTGCATTTCACCCGCGACATCCTGCGCAACTGGACGGCACAACTGGAAATTTCCAGTGCGACCGGACAAACCGAAGCGGTGCGTTCGGGCGCAGGCATCGCCGTGCTGCACGATTATATTGCCGTGGCCGACCCGGATCTGGTCCGGCTGCTGCCCGACCACCGGATCGAGCGGTCCTATTACATGGTCTATCATGAATCGGCGCGAGACCTGGCGCGGGTGCGCACCGTGGCCGATCACATCTCCGCTATCGTCCATGAACACAAGGCGGATTTCTTCTTGTAG
- a CDS encoding di-heme oxidoredictase family protein, which produces MMRYTDRGPRLPSHLAVLLGLQLALAGTALATDPWAERTQALGATGAMPSGRLSKPDLERLMATGEALFAARFTTEDGVGRPEATQAIDPTRRKHARQQAFMRTAGPDSGSCGACHNQPVMGGAGDFVANVFVSEGFESADFDSLDPQFSNERGTNHVFGSGLLELLAREMSRDLQAIRDKALAQARAEGKTVRLPLETKGVAFGFITAEADGSVNLDELDGVDTDLVIRPFSHKGVMTSLRQFTINALNHHHGMQPDERYGARWTGSADFDGDGKSVEVTVADISALVAWQATLPAPRQEVPQIAGWPEAAVRGEVVFGELDCGSCHRPSLPLESLAFSDPGPYDLAGTLNDRQVDAPAIYDLALMDWAASLPRDEQGRVLVPLFGDLKRYVMTDNQIDALGNELLSQRFVDRNIFQTTELWGVGSTAPYGHRNDFHSLDEIILAHGGDARASRDAYEAAPDADKSALIAYLKTLVIAP; this is translated from the coding sequence ATGATGAGATATACAGACCGGGGCCCGCGTCTGCCCAGCCATCTGGCTGTGCTGCTGGGCCTACAACTGGCGCTCGCCGGCACGGCGCTGGCAACCGACCCCTGGGCGGAACGCACCCAGGCATTGGGCGCGACTGGCGCGATGCCGTCGGGACGATTGTCCAAGCCCGATCTTGAACGATTAATGGCAACCGGCGAGGCGCTGTTTGCGGCGCGGTTTACCACCGAGGACGGTGTCGGTCGGCCGGAAGCAACGCAGGCGATTGACCCAACCCGGCGCAAACATGCACGCCAACAGGCGTTCATGCGCACCGCCGGACCGGATTCGGGATCCTGCGGCGCCTGCCACAACCAGCCGGTGATGGGCGGCGCCGGGGATTTCGTGGCCAACGTATTCGTTTCCGAAGGCTTCGAAAGCGCCGACTTCGATTCACTGGACCCGCAATTCTCCAATGAGCGCGGCACCAATCACGTGTTCGGCTCGGGCCTGCTGGAACTACTGGCGCGGGAAATGAGTCGCGATCTGCAGGCAATCCGCGACAAAGCGCTGGCTCAGGCGCGCGCGGAAGGCAAGACCGTGCGGCTACCGCTTGAAACCAAGGGTGTGGCATTCGGCTTCATCACCGCCGAAGCCGACGGCTCGGTCAATCTCGATGAACTTGACGGCGTCGACACCGACCTGGTGATCCGCCCGTTCAGCCACAAAGGCGTGATGACCTCGCTGCGGCAATTCACCATCAACGCGCTCAACCACCATCACGGCATGCAGCCTGATGAACGGTATGGCGCACGCTGGACCGGCTCGGCGGATTTTGACGGAGACGGCAAATCCGTCGAGGTGACCGTCGCCGACATCTCGGCACTGGTTGCCTGGCAGGCGACATTGCCCGCGCCGCGGCAAGAGGTTCCTCAAATTGCCGGCTGGCCTGAGGCCGCAGTGCGTGGCGAAGTGGTATTTGGCGAACTTGATTGCGGCAGTTGCCACCGTCCTTCGCTGCCGCTGGAAAGCCTCGCCTTCTCTGATCCCGGCCCATACGATCTGGCCGGCACCCTCAACGACCGGCAAGTCGATGCGCCGGCGATTTACGATCTGGCGTTGATGGACTGGGCGGCGTCCCTGCCCCGCGACGAACAAGGCCGGGTGCTGGTGCCTCTGTTCGGCGATCTCAAACGCTATGTCATGACCGACAACCAAATCGACGCGCTCGGCAATGAATTGCTGTCGCAACGTTTTGTCGACCGCAACATTTTCCAGACGACCGAATTGTGGGGCGTCGGATCAACCGCGCCCTATGGCCACCGCAATGATTTCCACAGCCTGGACGAAATCATTCTGGCCCACGGAGGCGACGCGCGGGCTTCCCGGGATGCCTATGAGGCTGCTCCCGATGCCGACAAATCCGCCTTGATTGCCTATCTCAAAACTCTGGTGATTGCCCCATGA
- a CDS encoding DEAD/DEAH box helicase — protein sequence MTPRTDIHSAISDALTKRGYDALTPVQEAILAPELRDADLLVSAQTGSGKTVAFGMSLAPTLMGDEQSLPHPQAPLALVIAPTRELALQVERELAWLYAEARARIATCVGGMNMMTERRTLERGTHIVVGTPGRLRDHINRGSLDLSAIRAVVLDEADEMLDLGFRDDLEFILDAAPDERRTLMFSATVPQGIANLAKRYQRKAVRVTTAGEQKQHLDIEYRALTVAPNDRENAVINLLRYYDAKNAIVFCSTRATVNHLTARFSNRGFAVVALSGELSQNERTHALQSLRDGRAKVCVATDVAARGLDLPDLELVIHADLPKSPEGLLHRSGRTGRAGRKGVSAMVVPYNARRRTERLLADARISATWARPPSAAEILARDDERLMDDPNFLADITEDETAMVAALLERHGPEKVAVALMRFHHAGRSAPEELMENGPVPSSGGTFQERAPREHVPIKDAVWFSLSLGRKQSAEPRWLLPMICRAGNITKAEIGSIRIHDLDTHVEITGAAAARFEAEIGPSGKIEKNVVVTRLAGVPEAPARNQRPPRPRDNDSAPGPRPDRGPRGDRSEQTGDDYRPREKAKPDYAKKRPFTGGKKRDDRPPRQDAYADRKPAARDDLPTGAKPGVWPYDDIPPARPVEGDKPAAEYVKPKKAKPAVRSDKGADKPYAADKPKAKDKKPKRDKPAFKADAKPAKSHRKGPPPAAAPAPAPAPGHASAKDGGKGGLKRKPKD from the coding sequence ATGACGCCCAGGACAGATATTCATTCAGCAATCAGTGATGCGCTGACAAAGCGCGGCTATGATGCGCTCACACCGGTGCAAGAAGCCATTCTCGCGCCCGAACTGCGTGATGCCGACCTGTTGGTGTCGGCTCAGACCGGGTCGGGCAAGACCGTGGCTTTCGGAATGTCGCTGGCGCCGACCTTGATGGGCGACGAGCAGTCGTTGCCCCATCCCCAGGCGCCGCTGGCGCTGGTCATCGCACCGACCCGTGAACTTGCACTCCAGGTCGAGCGCGAACTGGCCTGGCTTTATGCCGAAGCCCGCGCGCGGATCGCCACCTGCGTCGGCGGCATGAACATGATGACCGAGCGCCGCACGCTCGAACGCGGCACCCACATTGTGGTGGGAACGCCCGGCCGCCTGCGTGATCATATCAACCGCGGTTCGCTGGATCTCTCTGCCATTCGCGCCGTGGTGCTCGACGAAGCCGACGAGATGCTTGATCTCGGATTCCGCGACGATCTCGAATTCATCCTCGACGCTGCGCCGGATGAACGCCGTACCCTGATGTTTTCTGCCACCGTACCGCAGGGCATCGCCAATCTTGCCAAGCGCTATCAGCGCAAGGCGGTCCGTGTTACCACTGCCGGTGAACAGAAGCAGCACCTCGATATCGAGTATCGTGCACTGACCGTTGCGCCGAATGACCGCGAGAATGCCGTCATCAACCTGCTGCGCTATTATGATGCCAAGAACGCCATCGTCTTTTGCAGCACCCGCGCCACGGTCAACCACCTGACCGCACGGTTTTCCAACCGCGGTTTTGCCGTTGTCGCGCTTTCGGGCGAACTCAGCCAGAACGAACGCACCCATGCCTTGCAGTCTCTGCGTGATGGCCGCGCCAAGGTCTGCGTTGCCACCGATGTTGCCGCCCGCGGACTCGATCTGCCTGATCTCGAGCTGGTCATTCATGCCGATCTGCCCAAATCGCCCGAGGGGCTGCTACATCGGTCCGGGCGTACCGGTCGGGCGGGGCGCAAGGGTGTCTCCGCCATGGTGGTGCCGTACAACGCCCGTCGTCGCACCGAGCGGCTTCTGGCCGACGCGCGGATTTCGGCGACGTGGGCACGGCCACCGTCGGCCGCCGAGATCCTGGCCCGCGATGATGAGCGTCTGATGGACGACCCGAACTTCCTGGCCGACATTACCGAAGACGAAACCGCCATGGTTGCTGCGCTTTTGGAACGGCATGGCCCTGAAAAGGTTGCCGTGGCCTTGATGCGCTTTCACCATGCCGGCCGGTCAGCACCCGAAGAATTGATGGAAAATGGCCCGGTGCCTTCATCCGGTGGCACTTTTCAGGAGCGTGCGCCGCGTGAGCATGTGCCGATCAAGGATGCCGTCTGGTTTTCATTGTCGCTGGGTCGCAAGCAATCGGCAGAGCCGCGCTGGCTGCTGCCGATGATCTGCCGCGCCGGCAACATTACCAAGGCGGAAATCGGCTCGATCCGGATACATGATCTGGATACGCATGTTGAAATTACCGGCGCAGCGGCGGCAAGATTCGAGGCCGAAATCGGCCCATCGGGCAAGATCGAGAAGAATGTCGTCGTGACGCGGCTTGCCGGTGTTCCCGAAGCGCCGGCGCGCAACCAGCGCCCCCCGCGCCCCCGCGACAACGATTCCGCACCGGGCCCGCGTCCAGATCGAGGCCCTCGCGGTGACCGTTCTGAGCAGACGGGAGATGATTATCGCCCGCGCGAAAAGGCAAAGCCTGATTATGCCAAGAAACGCCCCTTCACCGGCGGCAAGAAGCGTGACGATCGGCCGCCGCGGCAAGATGCCTACGCTGACCGTAAACCTGCGGCCCGCGATGACCTGCCCACCGGCGCGAAGCCGGGCGTGTGGCCATACGATGATATTCCGCCGGCACGCCCGGTTGAGGGCGACAAGCCTGCAGCGGAATATGTAAAGCCGAAAAAAGCCAAGCCGGCTGTCCGCAGCGATAAGGGCGCAGACAAACCTTATGCCGCGGACAAACCCAAGGCCAAGGACAAGAAGCCCAAGCGTGACAAGCCTGCCTTCAAGGCTGACGCCAAACCAGCCAAGTCGCACCGCAAGGGCCCGCCACCAGCCGCAGCCCCCGCACCTGCGCCGGCACCCGGTCACGCATCTGCCAAGGATGGCGGCAAGGGCGGCCTCAAGCGCAAGCCCAAGGACTAA